The following are from one region of the Stigmatella ashevillena genome:
- a CDS encoding ATP-binding protein, giving the protein MAEGFPQVGAVPGEPLPGRRLGNRFELLRRLKTGRGVSTWLGNDHRTGSQVVIKMTSRASLVPTARLRLEHEAAVLEELDSAFLQPVLHLGSTGELLYLVTPYLPGETLQERLMHGSLTPAEVLTLGQCLLVGLVEAHRHGVIHRDVKPSNIIVEGAPLDRATLVDFGLARSERLDPSLRDLPVGTARYLSPEQAGLLNRAVESTSDLYSVGIVLFEALSGRPAFDGTTVGDVLRQHLGARPKLRSGGVEVPRALEELVGRLLQTDPADRYQSAESALADLRALDEALSHGEAEPELVTGVHDQRRSLTEPSFVGRQEELAVLERELERTHVEPGRLVIVEAESGGGKSWLLEEFAARAVNHRAWVLQGQAVDQSAMRPFQLFSGVAAGIAASAQEQPALAETLRQRLAGQEAALCTALPQLEPVLGPPVQQNLGPESFGESRGIRALTSLLSALGTPAEPALVLLDDAQWADELTLRALENWQQAIQQTGSHMLLVVSFRSEEVGAGHVLRRLKPSAHLRLATFGAAEVTHMAESMAGALPPEATELVARLSEGNPFMASAVLHGLVEDGALVAGPEGWQVDPGAMAHVRSSRQAASFLVRRLKLLPEESLRLLSVGAVLGKSFDLDRVEALSGSERENILTALDEPRRRHMLWEESRGRYTFVHDKLREALLGLMGPQERQELHRLTARTIAAGEQGDPFELAYHFDAAGENTLALPHALVAAERARQQFALEAAEFNYRIAERGAVNAGASTRYRIASGLGDVLMLRGRYDAAQQQLELAQQLAGEPVEQARMWAKLGELAFKRGITDEGNAALEKGLRLLGRWVPGSDAMLGLGAVWELGVQAGHTLVPQLWLARRPLEDSAEDLLAVHIYSRMAYGYWYHRGRMAVLWAHLRGMNIAERYPPTPELAQSYSEHSPVATVLPWFRRAIAYVDKSLRMRREMGDVWGQGQSLHFYGLAFYCSGRFEECIERCGEAIRLLERTGDRWEVNNAHFQVAMALYRLGRMKEALSSAQQLHRAAQSIGDRYAVRLALEAWSKAAGGRIPRSVLEEELLNPSADPQSRAGTLMAEALRQLHEGDPEGAVTTLEQASRVVENAHLRSEYVAPVPGLLATALRQHVESLSAFSPQRRVTLLRYAGQVARHAHKLARTYRNNLPHALRERALLAAMADQPHRARKWLEQSLKVAQELKMRHERAQTLLARGQVGKALGWPHAGDDIKVATRELQDMEQGLAEEALTPGGAPERPETLSLVDRFPRVLEAGRRIASALTREAVFEAVRQSMLELLRAEHCVVLDPSAVLSEDVRLTAGVSRTAIARALETGHPAVMDQGLRGGVSESMELLGVRSLLCAPLQIRGKTVACVCASHRQVGELFGEDEKRLTGFITTLASVALENAEGFERMAALSEERGRLYLEEQEAVRRRDDFLSIAAHELKTPLTSLQLHLQGLMSQLRQGTERMPPERLGAKLDSANLQTQRMGRLVNELLDISRVAQGQLLGKLEDVDLVPLVRGVLERSKEALARAECPLELRAVDSLVGHWDASRLEQVAGNLLTNAMKYGARKRIEVVLEGDSQEARLKVRDEGIGIAPEDAHRIFERFERAVSVRHYGGFGIGLWLVREIVQALGGSVDVQSEPGQGSTFTVTLPRSGPPRRPVELSADPAPDK; this is encoded by the coding sequence ATGGCAGAGGGCTTTCCACAGGTCGGCGCCGTCCCTGGAGAGCCACTCCCAGGCCGGCGTCTGGGCAACCGCTTCGAACTGCTCCGGCGCTTGAAAACAGGCCGGGGTGTGTCCACGTGGCTGGGCAATGATCACCGGACGGGGAGTCAGGTTGTCATCAAGATGACATCCCGGGCGTCGCTTGTTCCCACCGCCCGGTTGCGGCTGGAGCACGAGGCCGCCGTCCTGGAGGAGCTGGACAGTGCCTTTCTCCAACCCGTGCTCCACCTGGGCTCGACGGGGGAGCTCCTCTACCTGGTCACCCCTTACCTTCCCGGAGAGACGCTCCAGGAGCGGCTCATGCACGGCAGCCTCACGCCGGCGGAGGTGCTCACGCTGGGCCAATGTCTGCTGGTGGGCCTGGTGGAGGCCCACCGCCACGGGGTGATTCACCGGGACGTGAAGCCCTCCAACATCATCGTCGAGGGGGCGCCCCTGGACCGGGCCACGCTGGTGGACTTCGGCCTGGCCCGGAGCGAGCGGTTGGATCCCTCATTGAGAGATCTGCCCGTGGGCACTGCGCGCTATCTCTCACCGGAGCAAGCCGGATTGCTCAACCGCGCGGTGGAGAGCACGTCTGACCTGTACTCCGTGGGCATCGTCCTTTTCGAGGCGCTCTCGGGCCGGCCGGCGTTCGATGGCACGACCGTGGGAGACGTCCTGCGGCAGCACCTGGGCGCGCGGCCCAAGCTGCGCAGTGGCGGGGTGGAGGTGCCTCGTGCGCTGGAGGAGCTGGTGGGACGGCTGCTTCAGACGGACCCGGCGGACCGCTACCAGTCCGCGGAGTCCGCGCTGGCGGACCTGCGCGCCCTGGACGAGGCGCTCTCGCACGGCGAGGCGGAGCCCGAGCTCGTCACCGGCGTGCACGATCAGCGCCGCAGCCTCACGGAGCCCTCCTTCGTCGGCCGTCAGGAGGAGCTGGCGGTGCTGGAGCGTGAGCTGGAGCGCACCCACGTGGAGCCGGGCCGGCTGGTCATCGTCGAGGCCGAGTCCGGCGGAGGCAAGAGCTGGCTGCTGGAGGAGTTCGCCGCGCGCGCCGTGAACCACCGGGCCTGGGTTCTCCAGGGCCAAGCGGTGGATCAATCCGCCATGCGCCCTTTCCAGCTCTTCTCGGGGGTAGCGGCGGGTATCGCCGCGTCGGCCCAGGAGCAGCCCGCGCTGGCCGAGACCTTGCGACAGCGGCTCGCGGGCCAGGAAGCCGCGCTGTGCACCGCGCTGCCACAGTTGGAGCCGGTGCTGGGCCCTCCTGTCCAGCAGAACCTGGGCCCAGAGTCGTTTGGCGAGAGCCGCGGCATCCGCGCCCTCACCTCCCTCTTGAGCGCGCTGGGCACCCCGGCCGAGCCCGCGCTGGTGCTGTTGGATGATGCCCAATGGGCGGACGAGCTGACCCTGCGCGCGCTCGAGAACTGGCAACAGGCCATCCAGCAGACGGGGAGCCACATGCTGTTGGTGGTGTCCTTCCGAAGCGAGGAGGTAGGGGCAGGCCACGTGCTGAGGCGGTTGAAACCCAGCGCCCACCTGCGCCTGGCCACCTTCGGTGCCGCCGAGGTGACCCACATGGCGGAGTCGATGGCAGGCGCCCTTCCACCCGAGGCCACCGAGTTGGTGGCCCGGCTCTCCGAGGGCAATCCGTTCATGGCCTCGGCGGTGCTCCACGGCCTGGTCGAGGATGGCGCGCTGGTGGCAGGTCCCGAGGGCTGGCAGGTGGACCCGGGCGCCATGGCGCACGTGCGCTCCTCGCGCCAGGCCGCCTCGTTCCTGGTGCGCCGGCTCAAGCTGCTGCCGGAAGAATCCCTGCGCCTGCTCTCGGTGGGGGCGGTGCTGGGCAAGAGCTTTGATCTGGACCGGGTGGAAGCGCTCTCCGGCTCGGAGCGGGAGAACATCCTCACCGCGCTGGATGAACCCCGGCGTCGGCACATGCTGTGGGAGGAGAGCCGGGGCCGGTACACCTTCGTCCACGACAAGCTGCGGGAGGCATTGCTGGGGCTGATGGGGCCCCAGGAGCGCCAGGAGCTGCATCGGCTGACGGCCCGCACCATCGCCGCCGGCGAGCAGGGAGACCCCTTCGAGCTGGCCTACCACTTCGACGCCGCGGGCGAGAACACCCTGGCCCTTCCGCACGCGCTGGTGGCCGCCGAGCGCGCCCGGCAACAGTTCGCACTCGAGGCGGCGGAGTTCAACTACCGCATCGCCGAGCGGGGCGCGGTCAACGCTGGCGCGAGCACCCGTTACCGCATCGCTTCCGGTCTGGGCGACGTGCTGATGCTGCGCGGCCGGTATGACGCCGCCCAGCAACAATTGGAGCTGGCCCAGCAACTGGCGGGCGAGCCCGTGGAGCAGGCCCGCATGTGGGCCAAGCTGGGCGAGCTGGCCTTCAAGCGGGGCATCACCGACGAGGGCAACGCGGCGCTGGAGAAGGGCTTGCGGTTGCTGGGGCGGTGGGTGCCCGGCAGCGATGCCATGCTGGGACTGGGCGCGGTGTGGGAGCTGGGCGTGCAGGCGGGACACACGCTCGTGCCCCAGCTGTGGCTGGCCCGCCGCCCGCTGGAAGACAGCGCCGAGGACCTGCTCGCCGTCCACATCTACAGCCGCATGGCGTACGGCTACTGGTACCACCGGGGACGCATGGCGGTGCTCTGGGCCCACCTGCGGGGAATGAACATCGCCGAGCGGTATCCGCCCACGCCCGAGCTGGCTCAGTCCTATTCCGAGCACTCGCCCGTGGCCACCGTCCTGCCCTGGTTCCGCCGGGCCATCGCCTATGTGGACAAGTCCCTGCGCATGCGCCGGGAGATGGGCGATGTGTGGGGCCAGGGCCAGTCCCTCCACTTCTATGGCCTGGCCTTCTACTGCTCTGGCCGCTTCGAGGAGTGCATCGAGCGGTGCGGCGAAGCCATCCGCCTGCTGGAGCGGACCGGAGACCGGTGGGAGGTGAACAACGCCCACTTCCAGGTGGCCATGGCCCTCTACCGGCTGGGGCGGATGAAGGAGGCGCTGAGCTCCGCCCAGCAGTTGCACCGGGCGGCGCAGTCCATTGGAGACCGTTACGCCGTGCGGCTGGCCCTGGAGGCCTGGAGCAAGGCGGCCGGGGGCCGCATCCCCCGCAGCGTGCTGGAGGAGGAGTTGCTCAACCCCAGTGCGGATCCCCAATCGCGCGCGGGCACCCTCATGGCCGAGGCCCTCCGCCAACTCCACGAGGGCGATCCGGAAGGCGCGGTGACGACCCTGGAGCAGGCCAGCCGGGTCGTCGAGAACGCCCACCTGCGCTCGGAGTACGTGGCGCCCGTGCCGGGGCTGCTGGCCACCGCGCTGCGCCAGCACGTGGAGAGCCTCTCCGCGTTCTCGCCCCAGCGCCGCGTCACGCTGCTGCGCTACGCCGGACAGGTCGCCCGGCACGCCCACAAGCTTGCCCGCACCTACCGCAACAACCTGCCCCACGCCCTGCGCGAGCGGGCCTTGCTGGCGGCCATGGCCGACCAGCCTCACCGGGCCCGGAAGTGGCTCGAGCAGAGCCTGAAGGTGGCCCAGGAACTGAAGATGCGCCACGAGCGCGCGCAGACGTTGCTGGCGCGAGGGCAGGTGGGCAAGGCCCTCGGGTGGCCCCACGCGGGCGACGACATCAAGGTGGCCACGCGGGAACTTCAGGACATGGAGCAAGGGCTGGCGGAGGAGGCCCTTACCCCCGGCGGAGCCCCCGAGCGTCCGGAGACGCTGTCCCTCGTGGACCGCTTTCCGCGCGTGCTGGAGGCGGGCCGGCGCATCGCCTCCGCCCTCACGCGAGAGGCAGTGTTCGAGGCGGTCCGTCAATCCATGCTGGAGCTGCTGCGCGCCGAGCACTGCGTGGTGTTGGATCCCTCCGCCGTGTTGTCAGAAGACGTGCGTCTCACCGCGGGCGTCAGCCGCACCGCCATTGCCCGGGCCCTGGAGACGGGCCACCCCGCGGTCATGGATCAAGGCCTGCGGGGAGGCGTGAGCGAGAGCATGGAGCTGCTGGGCGTGCGCTCCCTGCTGTGCGCGCCCCTTCAGATTCGGGGCAAGACGGTGGCCTGCGTGTGCGCCAGCCACCGGCAGGTGGGCGAGCTGTTCGGCGAGGACGAAAAACGGCTCACGGGGTTCATCACCACGCTGGCCAGCGTGGCGCTGGAGAACGCCGAAGGCTTCGAGCGCATGGCGGCCCTGTCCGAGGAGCGCGGCCGGCTCTACCTCGAAGAGCAGGAGGCCGTGCGGCGCCGGGATGACTTCCTGTCCATCGCCGCCCACGAGCTGAAAACCCCCCTCACCTCGCTCCAGCTCCACCTTCAGGGGCTGATGAGCCAGCTGCGCCAGGGCACCGAGCGGATGCCTCCCGAGCGGCTGGGCGCCAAGCTGGATTCGGCCAACCTCCAGACCCAGCGGATGGGCCGGCTGGTCAACGAGCTGCTCGACATCTCGCGCGTCGCGCAAGGCCAGTTGCTCGGCAAGCTTGAAGACGTGGACCTGGTCCCCCTGGTGCGCGGCGTCCTGGAGCGCTCGAAAGAGGCCCTGGCCCGCGCCGAGTGCCCCCTCGAATTGCGCGCCGTGGACAGCCTGGTGGGCCACTGGGACGCGAGCCGGCTGGAGCAGGTGGCCGGCAACCTGCTCACCAACGCGATGAAGTACGGGGCGCGCAAGCGCATCGAGGTGGTGCTCGAGGGCGACAGCCAGGAGGCCCGGCTGAAGGTCCGGGACGAGGGCATCGGCATCGCCCCGGAGGACGCGCACCGCATCTTCGAGCGCTTCGAGCGGGCGGTCTCCGTGCGCCATTACGGCGGGTTTGGCATCGGCCTGTGGCTGGTGCGGGAGATCGTCCAGGCACTCGGGGGAAGCGTCGACGTGCAGAGTGAGCCCGGTCAGGGCTCCACCTTCACCGTGACCCTTCCCCGGAGCGGCCCCCCCCGGCGCCCCGTGGAGCTCAGCGCCGATCCAGCGCCAGATAAATGA